In a genomic window of Streptomyces katrae:
- a CDS encoding futalosine hydrolase: MRALIVTAVAAEADSAASGLTPHQDPVTPEPRTLPGGYLITRRDLPGLAADVLVGGVGPASAAAATATALALADYSLVISAGIGGGFAPAAPLGSLVVADALVAADLGAETAEGFVPVQELGFGRSVHLPPADLAARAAEATGALLAPVLTVSTVTGSAARAAELAARHPLAGAEAMEGFGVAEAAAAHGLPVLEIRAVSNAVGPRDRAAWRIGDALAALADGFRALGPVLVTWGERHDRDR; encoded by the coding sequence GTGCGCGCGCTGATCGTGACCGCCGTGGCCGCGGAGGCCGACTCCGCGGCCTCCGGGCTCACCCCTCATCAGGACCCGGTCACACCCGAGCCGCGCACCCTGCCCGGGGGGTACCTCATCACCCGCCGGGACCTGCCCGGCCTCGCCGCCGACGTGCTCGTCGGCGGTGTCGGCCCGGCCTCCGCCGCGGCCGCCACGGCCACCGCCCTCGCGCTGGCCGACTACTCGCTCGTCATCTCCGCCGGCATCGGCGGCGGGTTCGCCCCCGCCGCCCCGCTCGGCTCGCTCGTGGTCGCCGACGCGCTCGTCGCCGCCGACCTGGGGGCCGAGACCGCCGAGGGCTTCGTCCCGGTGCAGGAGCTCGGCTTCGGCCGCAGCGTGCACCTTCCGCCCGCCGACCTGGCCGCCCGGGCCGCCGAGGCCACCGGGGCGCTCCTCGCGCCCGTCCTCACCGTCTCCACCGTCACCGGCAGCGCCGCCCGCGCCGCCGAGCTCGCCGCCCGGCACCCGCTCGCCGGGGCCGAGGCGATGGAGGGCTTCGGGGTGGCGGAGGCGGCCGCCGCGCACGGGCTGCCGGTGCTGGAGATCCGCGCCGTGTCCAACGCCGTCGGGCCGCGCGACCGGGCCGCCTGGCGGATCGGGGACGCGCTGGCCGCCCTCGCCGACGGGTTCCGCGCGCTGGGCCCCGTACTCGTCACCTGGGGAGAACGCCATGACCGCGACCGCTGA